CCATATTTAAAACAGTGCAAAAAAACAAGGTTGAGTGCGCGAATCTTAGTCATCCTGGCTATATATGCCACATAATCTCACTAATCACGCACACATGCTTTGTACAGACAGCGCGAGGATGATCCGCAGCAAAGTTGATGAACCATATACATAGATGTCGATGAAATTGCCGAAAGTATTGAAGCTATAACTAAGGTAACTAACCGACCACTACTGTTACGTACGTACTCTCTAGAGTCTAGACAACGAACGTTGCTTGCTGATACGAGGCTAAGGCCAGGAAGGACACGAACTAACTAATAAGCTGTTTGATGGTGTGTTtcgtataataaaaaaatatcaaattgatttattttattttttgtattttcaaataaattcaatacattttcaaattaaaaaaagaaaaacacatttaaaatcaaatcaccCGGCCTGCACCTTTTACCAAACACACAGCAAATAATGGAGAACAACTTGCAAGTGAATGATCAGAGTAGCTGtcaggagaaaaggaaaggaaacacTGAAAAGGCACTCGGTTGAATCCATAACATTGACACCAGGACATCCCATGATGTATTTGCTGTCCTTTTGTTTCTCCTTGACAAAGCATCTCCAATCTTCTTTAGGATCTCCAAGCTTTCATGTCTTGTAATATTGTAAGTTGTAAAAGTTTTAATGTCTTTTCTTTAACAGTCCGCCGCATGCTATGGATTTGGCCGAGTCTACTGTTaagaaaatttataaacaaGCCTACCCAACTTCATTGCATGCCTGCAACAGCATGCTAGCTAGCAAAGTGCAATTCCTTGCTTGCTACCACAATAGATGCACCTTTTAGCAAATGATGTCTAATTAGAGCAATTAATGGATCGCACTAATTTCTTTAATTGCCTAGTAAATGTGTGCTTGATAATGTAATGTgtgtgattttataaaattgcatttaaactaaaaaatgtcaattcaaaaatacttcaaaaaatatacGACATCTAAatttcttgactttttttaatgTAGGCAGGTTGAAAGAATTAGCAAGTTGCAGATTTCTCATAATTAGCTAGATCATGCAAAAAGCCTAGCAAACTAATTTTATATAACAGTGGGACAAAGCAAAGCACAAGAAGAGATATGTTTGTGCCATACGACCAACCTAGCAAAAAATCCATAATTTTCATTCCAATTCTTATCTCACGCTCAAATTTGATCAAAAGATTTTACAGGCTTAATTCTATAAAGGGTCTCCTTCTTGTAACCATCCAGTTGTTGTAACCATCCAGATCTTGAAAGTCTAAATTAAGCTTGAAAGATGTTGTTTGAgctaatttcattgttttagtttgtatttttggatttttagtttaatttcataatttttttattgttttttttatttgatttttttaccttcTGACGCAGTCGAGcacaaaataacaaggaaaactCTCAAAGTCCAAAACACCATAATTTAAGGGAGACAagcaaatattcaatttttattcatcaaagtttttaattttcaaaaagccattacaattatttatatataaaaaactaaaataaccctAGTAATATTGATTagggaaaataaaatagaaaaaatattgccttaaaaaatgaaatggtaaaagcataataataatattgaataaaaaagtaaaaacaaattcttaaaataactaaaaagtaTTCAGTTTTCTATACATCAGCCTATCTAGGCTATAAAGAACACATTATCGAGATTAGATTTCAATCAGAAACCATCATCCATCACGAACATCATTTTATATGTGGTTACCCCATCATGAATCCTTATCTCAATACCTTTATACAGCTTGTTTCATTTTGAATCTCTAACATAACACTTTTATACATCTTGCTTAATTATGGATTTCTAACAAAATATATCGTGGATCTCACCAtcaagatttttaataaaagccATTAAAGTATATGAGAACAACATACTAATTCTtgaacatctttttttcttggaggAGCCTTCCTTTTCCCTTTTATACAGGCATATCTTGTTATGCACGATCTCTTTTAATAATGATTATTCAACAACACGTAACAACTAGAAACTAGAAACTGTTAAGCTCTAATACACGTACTCTATGTctttcaactaaaattactagTAACCGTTAAGCTTTGATATCCATTAAGCTTTGATATCCGTCCCCTATGACCTTCAACTAAAAACTATCATGAATTGATAAACTCCGATGTCAATTGACACGGTCAAAAGCGAAAGATAATATAGTTTGTTATAAGTCAAAACCCTTAAATGTCATAAACACCATAATTACAGGGAGAcactttatatatttaatttttattcatccaAGTTCCACTTGCTATAAACCTATTACAACTATTTatatagaagaaaaattaaaaaaacttaataatattgaatagaaaaactattttcttcaaataaaaaaattataaaagcataataatattgagttgaaaaataaaaataaaaattattaaattattaaactaaaaaaaaattattttttcaagaaaaactcCTACATCACCTTGTAAAGGTTAGTTCATGGCCTATTTAAGAAGCCGTAAACATTTTAAAGAGATGAACTGTATTAGAGAAGAATATTTAGTATCTTATATAAATTATGTCTCCCGtctgttttattttcttcttatctGGTTCGGCCACGTCACTCATTAACtagcatttttaatatattcaagaGAAAAGGCAAGCGAttaatatttgagattttattaaGAGATTCGGCCACGTCAATTATTAACTAGCACTCTAGAAAGCCGTGCAGCAGCACATGTTACTTCCTTGATCTATTTGAACGGGCCCAGCCACATATTTGCGTTTAGATAAATAGCTCAATAAGCTGGCCCAAATAACTAAAACGCTAGAATCCACAACTATTATTACATCCCAGACCCAAGCCACTAAGCCAGCATCAAAGAAAGGTCAATTTGAAGTTGACTTCAGAgtaaaatgatggtttttttttaaaaaaatgtttttttatataaatatattaaaatatattttttatttttaaaaaaattatatttgacatcagtatattaaaatcattaatatatataaattaattttaaataaaaaattttaaaattataaaccatGATTTCAATTGCGTTCTTAATTCacttaataaatttgataaatcaaccttttctttttaaataatattttactaaaCAACATTATCTTTTATGTCATAATTAATTCAAGGCTTACTTTGAGGGAATttgtgtattttattatttttagtgattaatctatcttaaaatttatttagggTTGGTTTAGAGGTAATtccataggtttttttttagttataaataGATTGGTTGTGAGGTAGATTGATTTTTTGAagcgattaaaaaaaaagataggaaCTATCAGACGCGTAAGAGAAATTATCtcttttaaaaccataaaaaacatgaaaattataatattaaaataatatttttttttatattgatacattaaaataataaaaaaatcactttaaaaaaacattgatttaatgttttttcatatataaaatagtctaataaatatttttaagaacaagccaaaaaaacatttaataataCTTGAACAAACGATTCGAAGTCTGCTTAATATATAGATAAGATGATACTATTATGAGAAAAATCACTCTTTAATATCCCGTTATTCCTTATAATCAAGGGAACTggatccctttttctttttcttgaataaaaaacaaattaaagaatgaaGCAATCTTATCGCTATCATTTAAGGGTTCTTGAACGGTAAACAAGACTTGTTATTAGTTATCAACACTTGAAGCAATTACTTGAGGATGAATTTTCCAATCAAAATTGGAAAGGTTTGTCCATCTCCCTCCATATTCTTTCACAACTACACTATTCTACAAAATCAATAAGTAATGAAGGTATAAAACTAGCTAGAACCTCTCCAATCCGATTACTAGCTAGAGTCCCTCCATATCCTTTACTTTCAATGAAAGTCTTAGACATTATTATATGTTCCAAGCAACTTTCAATTCCTAACTTCTTTCTACTACCAAGGAATTTCCAATTTCAAAGTCAATGTTTCTAGCAAACATCTCTCCAAACCTTATTAAAGTCCTCAATTTACAGAAAAATCTTAATTACATCCTTGACTTGTTTTCTTATCTTAATTAAGTCTTTAATGTTACCGATGTATAGTTAAAACATTCCAAACCACTATCTTTAGGaccatgaaaatttattaattaatcgggatattaaactttataaacaaTTTTATTGATAGAAAGCAATATCGATACATCGAGGATCTAATCGGAATCTCCCTTATAGATTGGGGACTTCTTTCAAGGTTTGCCCATTATCTCTAATCATTTACTTTATGCGTAATACGGCGGGTAATAGCTACCAAACTAGGCACAACGCGCGTGACCTTAAATCCAGATGGAACACGTGTCATCAAACAAGTGGTGCCTAATCGATTACTAATACTTgtcaaaatttgaaatcaaatttaaacaaCACAAGGGTCCCGCCTAGATTCTATCAATGCATAAACGACATTTATTTCAGGTCGTTTCGAAGAATTCTCATGCTCTCTCCCTCCCGCTCTCAGTCTTTCTCCCGCTCGCTCTCTGCTCAGCCTCTCCCCTGGCAGCTCCTCCTTTCCTCCTCTAATCCTTTTAAATTCCCAAATTCTTAACTAACACTCCACAACAACTACTGTAATCAGGTAATTTTGTGTTCGATTTCGCAATTAAAAGCTTAATTGTAACTTGATTTTACGTAACATCGTTTGATTCTGTGTTAGCGATGGGGTGGGGAAACATCTACAGAAGACGCGTGAAAGTGTTCTCATTGGCTGTGTTAATATACCTCGATTATAAGGTAATTTCGAATTAActgagattttaattattttattaagtgaTGACGCTCCTGTGCTGAGACTGTGATGATCATGAAGGCTTTACAGAAAAGAGAGGAATTTATGAAGAACAATGAGAAAAGCGAGGAGTTGTGGAAGAGAGCACACGAGCGGAATGCTAAGCGTGTGCGTAATATGATGATACAGTTGGGAGGTTTGTGGGTGAAGCTCGGACAGTATTTGTCCACTCGTGCTGATGTCCTTCCTTCTGCTTACATTTCGCTTCTCAAGCAGTTGCAAGACTCCCTCCCGCCTCGCCCGTTgcaggaggttttttttttaaaaaacttttttcctAACATTGATCATGGGAATTTGTTGAACTGATGTTTTTGAAGGATTTTTAGTTTTACTGTTGttttagtatttgttttataatgttAGTTGTTTATTCGCGAGTGGTGTTGGTTGATTGGTTGGTTATAGGTTTGTCGTACGATAGAGAGAGAACTAGGGAAATCCATGAAGGAGATTTTCTTGGATTTTGATGAAAATTCACTGGCAACAGCGTCGGTAAGATCCTTAGACTGTGTTTGTGGTGCGAAGTTAGTGTGGAGATTTTGCTTTCTTATTCTCACAAGGGGTATTTATGCATTTTGGAATAATCTCGTGGTTTTTATGTTATGTTTTGTGCAGATTGCGCAAGTGCATCGTGCTACGTTAATTGATGGGCCGGAGGTGGTGGTTAAAGTTCAACATGAAGACATCAAGGCAATCATATTGGAGGTTTTGAGACTCTTTTGTGTTTGGGTTATGAGATGCTAGAATGGAAAGCAAATGTTGCAGTCCTGCATGGTTATGTTGTATGCTATTGTTTTGCAGGACTTGAAGGATGCAAAGTCCATTGTTGATTGGATAGCCTGGGCAGAACCACAATATAACTTCAATCCCATGATTGATGAATGGTGCAAAGAAACTCCAAAAGAACTTGATTTCAACCATGAAGCAGGTAAACTTTGTCTTTTTTGATATTTCCATTGATGAAATTCTGTAGATGACATCACAAagtttctaatttcttttacaACCAGTAGATAATAAATGAGTGTTAAGGCCGGGTCTGGATGAGGGTATTGGGACTTGGAAATACTGAAAATGGAATCCAATTATTTGGATAGTTAAATCTGATCATGGTTAGAATCCATACCATGCATAGCATATTAGGTTTCTAATATATCAATGAAGTGAATGGGATGACAGCTGTATGGTGTCAGCAGTGATGATGATTGGCGGTAGCGGCAGCAGCAAAGTTGGTAGTTGTAGTGATCATATTTGGGTTTGGTGGTTGTATATACTCTTTGGTTGTGGAGGCAACAGCTGGGCATGGTGGATACACTCTATGAGGGTGGTGAGAACAGCAGTGATGGTGGCAGTGTGAGGTTGACTTTAATTACAGTGGTCAAGACAGTGTGGTGCTTTCATGGTAACTTTCAATGACACCAACTTGGTTCTGGTGGTGATTTGGTGGCAACTGTTGTGAAGGCTTTGGCACGGTGCTGTTATGGCAATGGAAGCATTAGTGTTAGCACTACTGTGTTGCAGTGGTGAGCTTGGATGTTGTAGAGATGAAAGTGATGGTTGGCGATGGTGTATTCAGCCAGTTTCTAGCTCTTTTATTGAAAGTGAAACTCCCAACTCTTAATGATGAATTGGTATCAGACATTCCCAATCAATGTAGTAACACCGTGCAAGGACAATACAAGGAATTTTGAATTCTTAAATTCTACAATCTCTTCTTCCATTAAtattctctttttgattttcaTATCTAGTGCACTGATATATATCTCTACTGTTTAGTATACTTTTCTCTCTTACTGACAGTGGTCTTTTGTATTTATAGAGAACACCAGAACCGTGTCTAAAAATCTTGGTTGCACAGACAAATATGACAGCGACAAGTCCATCAATCAAGTGGATGTTTTGATCCCTGAGGTTATTCAGGTATCATTTTGCTTTAACCTCTTAATAATGAAGTTGCGTGCTAGAGTGCAGGTGCAACAGGATGAAATCCTGAAAACATTTCTTGTCCTAGGAATTTATTAACATTTCTCACTGTCCAAAGAAACTATTGAAGGCCTTATTGCAGGCATCTTTGTTGACATTTATGAGTTTTGACAAATCTCCATTTTAACCACCATTCTTAGAAAAGGAATACGTAGgagaaaaaagaatatcaatgcAATTGTGAAGCCTGGGCAGAGTGGCGGGGAGGAAAATGAATCATGCAGGAGGCCACAATTGTGAAGCCTAGTTGTGCTagtttcttctcttattttgACATAATATGGATAGTTTCTACTTTCTATATAGCATTTTGATGAGTGGGTCTTAAAAAGAGAAAACTCCTAACTTTTTATCTGCTGGGTACCTCTTTTGCTCTGCCTACATAATTTTGCACAATCATATCACTCATCTTACTGCATGTTATGTTCCTCTCATTGACAGTCGACTGAAAAGGTTCTAATTTTGGAGTATATGGATGGAATTCGTTTGAATGACCTTGAATCCGTAGAAGCTTGTGGTGCTaacaaacaaaatattgttgaaGAAATCACACGGGCCTATGCCCATCAAATATATGTTGATGGATTTTTTAATGGTGACCCTCATACTGGTATACCCTCTCTCTTGCTCGCTCAACCACTGGTCTAGTGTTTGCTTACTAGTAGTATAAcaggaagaaaggaaaaagaatctcTGGCTGTTTGCctcagaaaaggaaagaaaaagagaacgTGTGCCCAGATTTTTCCTTGTTGATGTGTATTTTACACCTACTGATATTCTTTCAGGGAGCTATTTCGATGAATGAAACTTGATAATGGGTCTGAAATTGAATATTGAAACATATGTTCTTTCTCCCATTTCTTTACTTCACGTTTCTCCCCTTTCTTCTATTACATTCTTCCTAATTGTGCCCTACATCGGAATCATTTTACTCTGAATGCTTTTGTGTTGGTTGTGTTGCAGGTAATTTTCTGGTCAGCAAAGAACCTCCACATCGTCCAATTTTGCTTGACTTTGGGTttacaaagaaaatatcaaGCTCAATGAAACAATCACTAGCTAAAATGTTGCTTGCTACTGCTGAGGTTTGTGAAAATTTTCCTGTCAGGGTACTGCCAATAATTCATTGGAATCATAGAGAATCAGTGTAACAGATCTGATGATTGAATGTGTTAAccaataacataatttttctttcaggGACAGTTTTCTGTACCCCCCTATAGCATATTGTTTACCCTGTCTCTGTCTCTGCCATTACTCTGTATGCTGAACCTGTTGCTGGTTTTCCATATTTTGCTGAGACTTGCTCAAAAGTGCACATTGgtcattaaaatcaaattacaagTCAAGTATAGCTGAGAATTATCCATTATTTTCATAATCTTTCACCAccattttgcataaaatatgCCAATTCAACTATCTACAATACTGTTGGTTTTGTCATTGCTCCTATGTGTTTCTATTTTCtacaatttttgtttaattttgcatTATTAAGTAAATGATATGCTTTCTCATCCAGGGGGACCATGTTGCTCTTTTGTCTTCCTTTGCTGAAATGGGACTTAAGCTGCGCCTGGACCTTCCAGAGCAGGCTATGGATGTGACCAGCATATTCTTCCGTGCCTCAACACCAGCTAATGAAGCTTCTGTAAGTATGCACTGCCTGCTTCTAGAGTTCTTTTTGGATATAAGCAAGTCCAATCTTTAATGGTGCTTCTGTAAAGGAATATGCTAAAACTTTGAATGAGCAAAGAACAAGAAACATGAAGGTGCTACAGGAAAAGATGAATCTCAGCCAAAAGGAAGTTAAACGCTTTAATCCAGTATGTCCTATCATATCGTTTTAATTCTATCAATACATTTCTTGATCTTCTTATTGGaaatttcatcaaaattgaGTAACAAGTGTTGGTTCAGATTGATGCATTTCCTGGTGATATGGTAATATTTTCACGGGTTGTTAATCTTCTGAGAGGTCAGTAACAGAATTTTTACACTGGTAACTTTTAGTGTAAAATCTTGTGCATTTCTTTACTTTTCCTTTGATGTGGGTTTAGGGCTTTCTTACACGTTGAATGCTCGCATAGTATATCAAGATATCATGAGACCGTATGCCGAATCTGTTTTGCAAGAGTGAGTCTATCCAGAACA
The Populus nigra chromosome 3, ddPopNigr1.1, whole genome shotgun sequence genome window above contains:
- the LOC133688769 gene encoding uncharacterized protein LOC133688769 isoform X1, whose protein sequence is MGWGNIYRRRVKVFSLAVLIYLDYKALQKREEFMKNNEKSEELWKRAHERNAKRVRNMMIQLGGLWVKLGQYLSTRADVLPSAYISLLKQLQDSLPPRPLQEVCRTIERELGKSMKEIFLDFDENSLATASIAQVHRATLIDGPEVVVKVQHEDIKAIILEDLKDAKSIVDWIAWAEPQYNFNPMIDEWCKETPKELDFNHEAENTRTVSKNLGCTDKYDSDKSINQVDVLIPEVIQSTEKVLILEYMDGIRLNDLESVEACGANKQNIVEEITRAYAHQIYVDGFFNGDPHTGNFLVSKEPPHRPILLDFGFTKKISSSMKQSLAKMLLATAEGDHVALLSSFAEMGLKLRLDLPEQAMDVTSIFFRASTPANEASEYAKTLNEQRTRNMKVLQEKMNLSQKEVKRFNPIDAFPGDMVIFSRVVNLLRGLSYTLNARIVYQDIMRPYAESVLQEKIAKGPSENAQ
- the LOC133688769 gene encoding uncharacterized protein LOC133688769 isoform X2, with product MGWGNIYRRRVKVFSLAVLIYLDYKALQKREEFMKNNEKSEELWKRAHERNAKRVRNMMIQLGGLWVKLGQYLSTRADVLPSAYISLLKQLQDSLPPRPLQEVCRTIERELGKSMKEIFLDFDENSLATASIAQVHRATLIDGPEVVVKVQHEDIKAIILEDLKDAKSIVDWIAWAEPQYNFNPMIDEWCKETPKELDFNHEAENTRTVSKNLGCTDKYDSDKSINQVDVLIPEVIQSTEKVLILEYMDGIRLNDLESVEACGANKQNIVEEITRAYAHQIYVDGFFNGDPHTGNFLVSKEPPHRPILLDFGFTKKISSSMKQSLAKMLLATAEGDHVALLSSFAEMGLKLRLDLPEQAMDVTSIFFRASTPANEASEYAKTLNEQRTRNMKVLQEKMNLSQKEVKRFNPIDAFPGDMVIFSRVVNLLRERLLRDHQKMHSRSMIHQFILKWRQS